The genomic DNA GATCTGGCCGTTGGCGTAGGGCGGGCCGTCGTGCAGGATGAACTTGGGCGCGCCGTGGCGGGCGTCGCGCAGGCGGTGGTAGCGGCCTTCTTCGTTCCATTCCTTGACCCAGCCCGGTTCGCGCTTGGGCAGGTCGCCGCGCATCGGGAAGGGGGTGTCGGGCAGGTTCAGCGTGGAACGGTAATCGGTGGGGGAAGCGGCGTCAGACATGTTGGGGTGCGAAACAGAGGGGCTTCGACAGGCTCAGCCCGAACTGCATTTGAGCGGTCGGTGCGGAAGAAAAGCCGTTCGCCCTGAGCTTGTCGAAGGGCGGCAGCACGGTGCGTGCAGGGCTAAATTCGATCGCGCGTGGTCTGGCGGTGGGTTTCGGCGTGGGTCGACGCAAAGAACGCGCGCGCGTCGCGCCCATCCTTGGCGATGCCCGCAGTCAGGGCCTCGAGGCTGGTGTAGCGCAATTCGTCGTGCAGTTTGTGCAGGAGTTCCACGCGGACGATTTTACCGTAGGCCCCTTCGGCTCCCAGATGCGAGGGCCACTCCAGGCAATGCGTCTCCAGCAGCACGCGGCCCGCGTTGACGTCGTTGGCATCGAGCGAGGGGCGCACGCCGAGGTTCGCCACGCCCGGCAGCGGCTGGTCGGCCAGCCCGTGCACCAGCACCGCGAAGATGCCGCTGGCCGCCGGTTTCCAGTGCTTGAAGCGCAGGTTGAGGGTGCGGAACCCGTCGTCCTTGCCGGGCGCCGAGGCGCCCAGCGCGCGGCCGAGCTTGCGGCCATGGACCACGTGGCCCGAGATCGTGTAGGGCCGCCCGAGCAGATGCTGGGCATCGGCCATGCGGCCCTCGGCCAGCGCCTCGCGCACGGCCGAACTGGAAACGCGCAGGCCGTGGACCTCGTAGCTGTTCATGCGCGCCACGTCGAAGCCGTGCGCATCGCCGGCCGCGTCGAGCATGGCGTAGTCGCCGGCCCGCCTGGCGCCAAAGCGGAAGTCGTCGCCCACCAGCACATAGCGCGCGCCCAGGCCGTCGATCAGCACGTTCTGGATGAATGCTTCGGGCGACTGGGAGGCGAGCCGGCCATCGAAGGGCAGCACCACCGTCTGCGCCACGCCGCAGGCCGCGAGCTCGGTGAGCTTGTCGCGCAGCGTGCCGATGCGCGCGGGTGCCAGGTCGGGTTTCCTGGTGACGGCGGCGAAATAGTCGCGCGGATGCGGCTCGAAGGTGAGCACGCAACTGGGCAGCCCGCGATGGCGTGCCTCGGTCTGCAGCAGCGCCAGCATGGCCTGGTGGCCACGGTGCACGCCGTCGAAATTGCCAATGGTGAGGGCGCAGGCCGGAGCCACGCCCGGGTGCCGGAAGCCGCGGAAAACCTGCATGGGTGGGTATCTTTTTGATAGCGCCTTTTGCCCGTCGAATGGGCACATCAGGCCGTTTTGTCACAAAGCCGGTATATTGTGACTCAGTGCGTCGCCCGAAGGGGCCTCCGGCGCGCTGCGTGTCCCTGGTCTTTCCGTGATTCTTCCCTTTTTGAGGAGGCGTGTGGTGAAGGTCTTGAAGCTGTCGGCCCAAGGGCTGCCCCAGTCATGGATATCGCTCGAACAGGCGGTCATCCACTATGCAGCGGACGAAGTCCGCTGGGAGGTGGGCGCGCAGGTGGCCGTGTTCCGTGGCGGCCACAATGCCATCACCGGCCAGCAATCGCAGATCGCGATCAACAGCATCATCGGCACCAAGGGTGTGCCGCGCATCAATCCCTTCACCCAGCGCCCGGGGCTCACCAACAGCAAGCTGTTCTCGCGCGACCGCAACATTTGTGCTTACTGCGGCGGGCATTTCCACGAAGACGAACTCACCCGCGAGCACATCATTCCGTTCGCGCAGAACGGCATCGACACCTGGATGAACGTGGTCACGGCCTGCCGGCCCTGCAACCACCGCAAGAGCAGCCGCACGCCCGAGCAGGCCAACATGCCGCTGCTGTACGCGCCCTACGTGCCCAGCCTCTGGGAAGATTTCATTTTGCGGAATCGCCGTATCCTGGCGGACCAGATGGAATTCCTGATGGCGCACCTGCCGCAGAGCTCGCGGCTGCACGACACCTAGCGCTTCCAGTCCGGCGGCCGTTTCTCGATGAAGGCCTGGACGCCTTCGAGCGCACTCTCGTCCATCATGTTGCAGGCCATGGTCTGGCTGGCGTCGGCCAGCGCGGCCTCGATGCCGGTTTCGAGTTGCCGGTAGAACAGCGCCTTGCCGAGCGCGAGCGCCTGGCGCGGCTTGGCGACGATGCTCGCCACCAGCGCCTCCACCGCGGCGTCGAGCTGGCCGGGTGGCGCCACCCGGTTGACCAGGCCCTTCTCGCGGGCTTCCTCCGCGCCGATGAATTCGCCGGTCACCAGCATCTCGAAGGCCTGCTTGCGGCCGAGGTTGCGCGACAGCGTGACGCTCGGCGTGGCGCAGAACAGTCCCACGTTCACGCCGCTGACCGCGAAGCGCGCCTCGGTCGCGGCCACCGCCAGATCGCACACCGCGACCAGCTGGCAGCCCGCGGCCGTCGCAATGCCGTGCACGCGCGCGATCACCGGCACGGGCAGGCGCTGGATCGACAGCATCATGGCGCCGCAGCGCTCGAAGAGCCGCTGGTAGTAGCCGAGAGAGGGTTCGGCGCGCATTTCCTTCAGGTCATGGCCCGCGCAGAAGGCCTTGCCCGCCGCCGCGATGACGACGGCGCGCACCGTGTCGTCGGCCGCAATGTCAGCGAGCGCCTGTTCGAGCGCGCCGAGCATGCCTTCGGAGAGGGCATTGAACGAGGCCGGGCGGTTCAGCGTCAGCGTGGCCACGCCGCGCGCATCGCGTGCCGCCAGCACGAAGGGAGAAGTCGTGTCGTTCATGTCCTTGGCCCTCGTCGATCCATCAGTAGGTCAATTCGAGCACCGTCACGTGCTGCTGCGCCGCAGGCCAGGTCAGGCCGGTGATCCGCTCCGCGTTGAATTCACCGGTCACGGCGCGCTGCGG from Variovorax sp. V93 includes the following:
- a CDS encoding bifunctional riboflavin kinase/FAD synthetase, with product MQVFRGFRHPGVAPACALTIGNFDGVHRGHQAMLALLQTEARHRGLPSCVLTFEPHPRDYFAAVTRKPDLAPARIGTLRDKLTELAACGVAQTVVLPFDGRLASQSPEAFIQNVLIDGLGARYVLVGDDFRFGARRAGDYAMLDAAGDAHGFDVARMNSYEVHGLRVSSSAVREALAEGRMADAQHLLGRPYTISGHVVHGRKLGRALGASAPGKDDGFRTLNLRFKHWKPAASGIFAVLVHGLADQPLPGVANLGVRPSLDANDVNAGRVLLETHCLEWPSHLGAEGAYGKIVRVELLHKLHDELRYTSLEALTAGIAKDGRDARAFFASTHAETHRQTTRDRI
- a CDS encoding HNH endonuclease yields the protein MKVLKLSAQGLPQSWISLEQAVIHYAADEVRWEVGAQVAVFRGGHNAITGQQSQIAINSIIGTKGVPRINPFTQRPGLTNSKLFSRDRNICAYCGGHFHEDELTREHIIPFAQNGIDTWMNVVTACRPCNHRKSSRTPEQANMPLLYAPYVPSLWEDFILRNRRILADQMEFLMAHLPQSSRLHDT
- a CDS encoding enoyl-CoA hydratase, giving the protein MNDTTSPFVLAARDARGVATLTLNRPASFNALSEGMLGALEQALADIAADDTVRAVVIAAAGKAFCAGHDLKEMRAEPSLGYYQRLFERCGAMMLSIQRLPVPVIARVHGIATAAGCQLVAVCDLAVAATEARFAVSGVNVGLFCATPSVTLSRNLGRKQAFEMLVTGEFIGAEEAREKGLVNRVAPPGQLDAAVEALVASIVAKPRQALALGKALFYRQLETGIEAALADASQTMACNMMDESALEGVQAFIEKRPPDWKR